Below is a window of Haloglycomyces albus DSM 45210 DNA.
GACTGCCGAGACCTCGGACAGCCACTCGCGTTCCGGGGTTTTCTTCGCCTCGATGATCAGCGCCTTCGCCAACGACACCGACGACGGATAGCCCTCCCCGGCCGCGTAGGCCGCTCTGCGAACCGCGATGCAGTCGTTATACACCGTCCGCACACACCCGAATGTCCGCGCGAGCTGCCGCCGCTGCGGACCCGTCGGGTAGAGACGAAACCGGTACCTCAGATGCAAAGCAAGAAGCGTAACGGGAACGTCTGACATAGAAATCGCGAACCAACCAGCCTCCCGAAAGGCGCTACACCCCCGCCTTGAAAGACGGAGCACTGCGTCTGAAGATAATAGCCTCATAGGAAAACGCCGAGGTCTACCTCAATACAATCTGGCCCGGAACACCGGTGACAATAGAGCGATCACGTTGCTATCACGCTTAAGGAGCGAACCCTCCCGGATACGGACCCCCCTGCGGCGGCATACCTCCTTGTGAGGGCGGGTGCCCCTGCTGTTGCAGAGGATAACCGGGCTGCTGTCCCTACTGCTGATTCGGATTGAAACCGGGTTGAGGAGGTTGGTATGTCATCATCGCCCCTGACAATAGGTTGAGTATTCAAATACTCACAGTCTAGAAATGCCTTGCACTTCCGATGACCTTGTCACAGAGGCTTAGCGAGTGCGTGCTTTAAAGCTCGGATCACTCGCACACGCTCCACGGTATAGACAGACATAATCATAATCCCGCAGATACGAACAGTCTCCCGAGCATTACGGACGGCATCGTGTAAAGCGCATGGAACGTGCCCTGGTGCTGCTTGGAAGATCGAACCGTCTAGAACATTCGACGATCAAAACCTGGTGTCGCAAATCTTCCAGACTCCGTCTTCCTTCTTCATTTCCCACCGAACAGTCTCCGCCGCATACTCAGTTTTACCGTCGATTTCCATGGTGAGGCTTATATCAACATCCACCGTCGCCGTGTCACCATCGATATCACTTTCCTTGACCTCCATATGGACTTCAGTGGAGTCGTCCATCGTCTCAGCCGAGTCGGGATCATACTTATCGTTGAAATCGGATTTCAAGTCGTCACAAATGAACTCCACGCCAGTACTTTGAGCTGATTCCATATCGCCGTCTCTGGCATCCTGCAGGGGCCCATCGATATATTTCTGAACCACTTCTTCAGGAGTATCACCCTTGGAAGTTCCACCGCTACCTCCTCCAAGGAGGATGACCGCTGCCGCACCACCAACGATCAGGGCGGCCAATACAACCACGGTGACGATGATCGGGGTTTTGTTCGTAGTCTTCTGCGGTGGCGTAAGCCCGCCTGAGGGCGTTCCGTGCGGAGGTTGGCCCGTCTGTTGCGGCGGCATGCCATCCTGCAGTCCTTGCTGAGCCGGCTGCTGATTCGGGTCAAAACCCGGTTGCTGAGGTTGATACGACATCGTCGCCCCTTAGGAGTCGTAGAGCATTCAGACATTTACATTCTATACATGTATTGCACGTCCGATACCACTGTCGCAAAGCTATAGGGGGCTGATATTGGGGCCTGGACGCGGTGTCGCACTGTACGCGACCTGAGTGGCATCGACCTGGGTTTCGAAGGGCGAGGGAAACAAAGCCGCCCGTACCCAATCCGGGCGGCGTTGCGTTCGGCGTCAACGACGGATCCAGGTGAATCGCTCGGAACACCGAACCGTAAGGGATGACCGACGATCAGAATTCCGTGTCACAAATCTTCCAGGAACCGTCTTCCTTCTTCATATCGACCGGCTTCGTTTCAGTGGTTGACTGGGATTCGCCCTCGATTTCCATGGTGAGACTCAGTTCCACGTCCACCGTCGCACTGTCACCGTCGATCTCACTACCCTTGGCCTCCATGTGGACCTCCATGGAGTCATCCATAGCCGCAGCGGAATCCGGGTCGAACTCATCCTTGAAGTCGGACTTCATATCCTCACAGATGAACTCCTCACCAGTACTCTGAGCGGATTCCATGTCGCCGTCCATGGCATCCTGTAGTGGCCCGTCGATGTATTTCTGGACCACTTCTTCCGGAGTATCGCTGCTGGACGGCCCTCCGCTGCCGCCGCCCAGGAAAATGACCGCAGCTCCGCCCCCGAGGACCAAGACGGCCACTACGACCACGGTGATGATGATCGGAGTTTTATTCCCGCTCTTCTGCGGCTGTCCCTGCGGGGTAAACCCACCTGGAGGCTGGCCACCCGGAGGCGGCCCCTGTGGCGGCTGCCCCGGTTGTTGCGGCGGCATACCGTCGTGCTGCGGTGGATGACCGGGTTGCTGATCTTGCTGCTGCTGATTCGGGTCAAAACCCGGTTGCTGAGGTTGATACGACATCGTCGCCCCTGGTTCAATAGTAAATTCCGACACGACCAGCTTAGAAAGGCCTTGCTCGCCCTCAACGGTCGTATCCTGAGCTCAAACGAAAACGTCCGCAATGAAAAAGGTGCCACCCCACGATCGATGTGGAGTGACACCGAAGGTCGTCAGTCGCGGCTCAGGCAATCTACAGA
It encodes the following:
- a CDS encoding DUF4878 domain-containing protein, translating into MSYQPQQPGFDPNQQQQDQQPGHPPQHDGMPPQQPGQPPQGPPPGGQPPGGFTPQGQPQKSGNKTPIIITVVVVAVLVLGGGAAVIFLGGGSGGPSSSDTPEEVVQKYIDGPLQDAMDGDMESAQSTGEEFICEDMKSDFKDEFDPDSAAAMDDSMEVHMEAKGSEIDGDSATVDVELSLTMEIEGESQSTTETKPVDMKKEDGSWKICDTEF